The Caproicibacterium lactatifermentans genome contains a region encoding:
- a CDS encoding NUDIX domain-containing protein — MIQTEKTLEQKYMYHGRILQMHVDKVQLEDGSVSVRECIDHPGGVCVAAITPKDEILLVRQFRYPYHEAVVEVPAGKLDRLGEDPLEACKREQLEETGTSAETYLPLAVLYPSPGYTNEKLYLYACRITGQGCQQLDKGEFLDVERVPLREAEAMAARGEIHDAKTYAAILRTAQLVKEGKL; from the coding sequence ATGATACAGACAGAAAAAACGCTGGAACAAAAGTATATGTACCACGGCCGAATCCTGCAGATGCACGTGGATAAAGTACAGCTGGAGGACGGCAGCGTTTCCGTACGGGAATGTATCGACCACCCGGGCGGTGTGTGTGTGGCGGCCATTACGCCAAAAGATGAAATTCTTTTGGTTCGGCAGTTTCGATACCCCTACCATGAGGCAGTGGTAGAGGTTCCGGCTGGCAAGCTGGACCGCCTCGGCGAGGACCCGCTGGAAGCGTGTAAACGGGAGCAGCTGGAGGAAACCGGCACGTCTGCGGAAACCTACCTTCCGCTTGCGGTGCTGTACCCTTCGCCCGGCTATACCAATGAAAAACTGTATCTGTATGCCTGCCGCATTACCGGGCAGGGCTGTCAGCAGTTGGATAAGGGCGAGTTCCTGGATGTTGAGCGTGTTCCCCTGCGAGAGGCCGAGGCAATGGCTGCGCGCGGCGAAATACACGATGCAAAGACGTATGCGGCGATTCTGCGTACAGCACAGCTGGTCAAAGAGGGAAAGCTGTAA
- a CDS encoding NAD(P)/FAD-dependent oxidoreductase: MYDAAIIGCGVVGAAAAYVLSHYDLNVVVLEAENDVAEGATKANSAILHAGFDPEPGTRMAQLNVKGIALAKKICSRLDVPYRVCGSMVLALSPEDLPRLRHLYENGLANGVPDMQLLSAQETLQKEPNLSKQVLGALWAPSAGIVSPWEYALAMIEVAVRNGTKLLRRSPVSAIRKKDGVFSLTVPGGTIESRYVINAAGVYSEKIHNLICQPRFHILPTRGEYYVLDKNEGNLVHSTIFQCPGKFGKGVLVTPTVDGNLLIGPNAEEVEEENRSCTAAGLHFVEESARRSVPGFQLGDAVRSFAGVRANVDTDDFIIGEAPDVPNFIDLAGIKSPGLSSAAAIGQEVVKILRDKHDLPDRKKEYRDGRRHIRFRQLSPEGKKRLVQEYPAYGRIICRCETVTEGEILQAIHSEVPAWTIDGVKRRCNAGMGRCQGGFCGPRVLELLCRELHMDPLQVQQDRDGSYVLACETKQGGNPHV; encoded by the coding sequence ATGTATGATGCAGCAATTATCGGCTGCGGCGTAGTCGGTGCGGCGGCGGCCTATGTCCTTTCCCACTATGACCTGAACGTGGTGGTGTTGGAGGCGGAAAATGACGTTGCGGAGGGTGCGACCAAGGCAAACAGCGCCATTCTTCACGCGGGATTTGACCCGGAGCCGGGAACCCGCATGGCACAGCTGAATGTCAAAGGCATTGCGCTGGCAAAGAAAATCTGTAGCCGGCTGGACGTTCCCTATCGGGTATGCGGCAGCATGGTGCTGGCACTTTCACCGGAGGACCTGCCGCGGCTGCGGCATTTGTATGAAAATGGTCTGGCAAACGGTGTGCCGGATATGCAGCTGCTTTCCGCACAGGAAACGCTGCAAAAAGAACCGAACCTTTCCAAACAGGTTTTGGGTGCCTTGTGGGCGCCCAGCGCCGGTATTGTCAGCCCGTGGGAGTATGCGCTGGCCATGATAGAAGTGGCCGTGCGGAACGGCACAAAGCTTTTGCGGCGCAGTCCTGTTTCCGCCATCCGCAAAAAAGACGGTGTCTTTTCGCTGACAGTCCCCGGCGGGACGATTGAAAGCCGGTATGTCATCAATGCAGCGGGTGTGTATTCGGAAAAAATACATAATCTGATTTGCCAGCCGCGTTTTCATATCCTCCCCACCCGCGGCGAGTACTATGTTTTGGACAAAAACGAGGGCAATTTGGTACATTCTACGATTTTTCAGTGCCCTGGAAAATTTGGAAAAGGCGTTTTGGTTACACCAACAGTGGATGGCAATCTGCTGATTGGCCCGAATGCGGAAGAAGTGGAAGAGGAGAACCGGTCCTGTACGGCCGCCGGACTGCATTTTGTCGAAGAAAGTGCCAGACGCAGTGTGCCGGGCTTTCAGCTGGGGGACGCGGTCCGCAGCTTTGCGGGCGTGCGTGCCAACGTGGACACGGACGACTTTATCATCGGCGAGGCACCGGACGTGCCGAACTTTATTGACCTTGCGGGAATCAAATCCCCCGGCCTGTCCTCGGCTGCGGCCATTGGACAGGAAGTGGTCAAAATTTTGCGGGACAAGCATGACCTGCCGGATCGGAAAAAAGAGTATCGGGACGGCCGCCGTCATATTCGCTTCCGCCAGCTGTCGCCGGAGGGTAAAAAGAGGTTGGTACAGGAGTACCCCGCGTACGGTCGTATTATCTGCCGCTGTGAAACTGTTACAGAAGGCGAAATTTTGCAGGCCATTCACAGTGAAGTGCCTGCGTGGACGATTGACGGTGTCAAGCGCCGCTGCAATGCGGGCATGGGGCGCTGTCAGGGAGGCTTCTGCGGACCGCGTGTGCTGGAACTTCTGTGCCGGGAACTGCATATGGACCCGCTGCAGGTACAGCAGGACCGTGACGGCAGCTATGTGCTGGCCTGCGAAACCAAACAGGGAGGGAATCCTCATGTATGA
- a CDS encoding NAD(P)/FAD-dependent oxidoreductase: MYDLIIVGGGPAGLAAAYRAYQSGLRRILIIERDKELGGILNQCIHNGFGLHRFGEQLTGPEYAGRFIDMLQDTQVQVSLDTMVLAVTPDKKVHCVSQKDGYRVLEAKAVLLCMGCRERPRGAIGIPGTRPAGIYTAGTAQRYANIEGYLVGKRVLILGSGDIGLIMARRMTLEGAKVLACVELMPYSSGLTRNIVQCLQDFHIPLYLSHTIVDIQGQNRVEKAVVAKVGPDRKPIPGTEITFDCDTILLSVGLIPENELTRQAGICMDPHTKGAVVYEDMETSIPGIFSCGNVVQVHDLVDFVSDESEKAGTAAAHYVRCGEPSGGRVLELQPGSGVGYTVPQRVRLNHVEKTVTVSFRARRIFGKSSIVVRSGDAVTARYPRERVTPGEMEHISLPRVLLEKAPQDTLTVQVEEA, translated from the coding sequence ATGTATGATTTGATTATTGTCGGCGGCGGTCCTGCCGGTTTGGCGGCTGCGTACCGGGCTTATCAAAGCGGTCTTCGCCGTATTTTAATTATCGAGCGGGACAAAGAACTGGGCGGCATTCTGAACCAGTGCATTCACAACGGGTTCGGTCTGCACCGGTTTGGTGAGCAGCTGACCGGCCCGGAGTACGCCGGCCGGTTTATCGATATGCTGCAGGATACACAGGTGCAGGTCAGCTTGGATACGATGGTGCTGGCTGTGACACCGGACAAAAAGGTACACTGTGTTTCACAGAAAGACGGATACCGTGTCCTGGAAGCAAAGGCTGTTTTGCTGTGCATGGGTTGTCGGGAGCGTCCCCGCGGTGCAATCGGCATACCGGGAACCCGGCCGGCCGGTATTTACACGGCTGGCACCGCACAGAGGTACGCCAATATAGAGGGATATCTGGTCGGCAAACGCGTGCTGATTCTCGGCAGCGGCGACATCGGTCTGATTATGGCACGCCGCATGACACTGGAGGGTGCCAAGGTGTTGGCCTGTGTGGAACTGATGCCCTATTCCAGCGGCCTGACACGAAACATTGTGCAGTGTCTGCAGGACTTTCATATTCCGCTGTACCTTTCTCATACCATTGTCGATATACAGGGACAGAACCGTGTCGAAAAGGCGGTTGTTGCTAAAGTGGGACCGGATCGCAAACCCATTCCCGGAACGGAAATCACCTTTGACTGTGACACCATCCTGCTGAGTGTCGGCCTCATTCCCGAAAACGAGCTGACGCGGCAGGCTGGTATCTGCATGGACCCGCACACAAAGGGCGCTGTGGTCTATGAAGATATGGAAACCAGCATTCCCGGCATTTTTTCCTGCGGCAACGTTGTGCAGGTACATGATTTGGTGGATTTCGTTTCCGATGAAAGTGAAAAAGCCGGCACGGCCGCTGCCCATTATGTACGGTGCGGCGAGCCGTCCGGCGGTCGTGTGCTGGAGCTTCAACCCGGCAGTGGTGTGGGCTATACGGTGCCGCAGCGGGTGCGTCTGAATCATGTGGAAAAGACAGTGACGGTTTCGTTCCGTGCCCGCCGTATTTTTGGAAAGAGCAGCATTGTAGTAAGAAGCGGCGATGCCGTA